A section of the Salmo trutta chromosome 4, fSalTru1.1, whole genome shotgun sequence genome encodes:
- the LOC115191725 gene encoding bifunctional 3'-phosphoadenosine 5'-phosphosulfate synthase 1-like, with the protein METSGNSHKKPKLSNASSENWGMQRATNVTYQAHHVSRNKRGQVVGTRGGFRGCTVWLTGLSGAGKTTVSMALEEYLVCHGIPCYSLDGDNIRQGLNKNLGFSPEDREENVRRIAEVARLFADAGLVCIASFISPYGRDRVNARKIHEAAGLPFFEVFVDAPLDVCEQRDVKGLYKRARAGEIRGFTGIDSEYEKPEAPELVLKTDSCSVNESIQQLIDLLHEKDIVPVDASYEVKELYVVENKLDLAKTDAETLPAVQIGKVDMQWVQVLAEGWATPLNGFMRERAFLQCLHFDCLLDGGVINLSVPVVLPVSGADKERLDGVTAMALVYEGRRVAILRNPEFYEHRKEERCARQWGTTCKDHPYIKMVMESGDWLVGGDLQVLDKISWNDGLDQYRLTPTELKHKFKEMNADAVFAFQLRNPVHNGHALLMQDTHKRLIERGYRRPVLLLHPLGGWTKDDDVPLEWRMKQHAAVLDEGVLKPENTIVAIFPSPMMYAGPTEVQWHCRARMVAGANFYIVGRDPAGMPHPATGKDLYEPTHGAKVLTMAPGLITLEIVPFKVAAYNKAKRAMDFYDPKNHQDYDFISGTRMRKMAREGQNPPEGFMAPKAWAVLVEYYQSLEKAT; encoded by the exons ATGGAGACTTCCGGAAACTCTCACAAGAAACCGAAGCTGAGCAACGCGTCCAGCGAGAATTGG GGAATGCAGAGGGCGACTAATGTGACCTACCAGGCTCATCATGTCAGCAGGAACAAGCGTGGTCAGGTGGTGGGGACGAGAGGGGGCTTCCGTGGATGCACTGTCTGGCTCACAG GTCTGTCTGGGGCTGGGAAGACCACGGTGAGCATGGCCCTGGAGGAGTACCTGGTGTGCCACGGCATCCCCTGCTACTCGCTGGACGGAGACAACATCCGCCAGGGCTTGAACAAGAACCTGGGCTTCAGCCCTGAGGACCGCGAGGAGAACGTCAGGCGTATAGCCGAGGTGGCCCGCCTGTTCGCCGACGCAGGGCTCGTCTGCATCGCCAGCTTCATCTCTCCCTACGGACGG GATCGTGTGAACGCCAGGAAGATCCACGAGGCTGCAGGCTTGCCCTTCTTCGAGGTGTTTGTGGACGCGCCGCTTGACGTGTGTGAACAGAGAGACGTCAAGGGCCTCTACAAGAGAGCCAGGGCTGGAGAGATCAGAG GTTTCACTGGGATAGACTCGGAGTATGAGAAACCAGAGGCCCCAGAGCTGGTGCTGAAGACCGACTCCTGCAGTGTCAACGAGTCTATACAGCAGCTCATTGACCTGCTACATGAGAAG GATATAGTGCCGGTGGATGCTTCCTATGAAGTGAAGGAGCTGTACGTAGTGGAGAACAAGCTGGACCTGGCCAAGACGGATGCTGAAACACTACCTGCTGTGCAGATCGGAAAG GTGGACATGCAGTGGGTTCAGGTGCTTGCTGAGGGCTGGGCCACCCCTCTGAACGGCTTCATGAGGGAGAGGGCGTTCCTGCAGTGTCTCCACTTTGACTGTCTGCTGGACG GTGGCGTCATCAACCTGTCTGTGCCGGTGGTGTTGCCGGTGTCGGGGGCGGACAAGGAGCGTCTGGACGGCGTCACGGCCATGGCCCTGGTGTACGAGGGCCGCCGCGTGGCCATCCTCCGCAACCCCGAGTTCTACGAGCACCGCAAGGAGGAGCGCTGCGCCCGCCAGTGGGGCACTACCTGCAAGGACCACCCCTACATCAAG ATGGTAATGGAGAGTGGAGACTGGCTGGTAGGAGGAGACCTGCAGGTCCTGGACAAGATCAGCTGGAATGACGGCCTGGACCAGTACAGACTCACCCCCACTGAGCTCAAACACAAGTTCAAGGAGATGAATGCAG acgcTGTGTTTGCCTTCCAGCTGCGTAACCCGGTGCACAACGGCCACGCCCTCCTCATGCAGGACACCCACAAGCGTCTGATCGAACGGGGCTACCGCCGGCCCGTCCTACTGCTGCACCCGCTGGGCGGCTGGACCAAGGACGATGACGTGCCGTTGGAGTGGCGCATGAAGCAGCATGCCGCCGTGCTGGACGAGGGCGTACTGAAACCCGAAAACACCATCGTGGCCATCTTCCCGTCGCCCATGATGTACGCCGGCCCCACTGAG GTGCAGTGGCACTGCCGAGCCCGAATGGTGGCCGGCGCCAACTTCTACATCGTGGGTCGCGATCCGGCGGGAATGCCCCACCCAGCCACGGGCAAGGACCTGTACGAGCCAACCCATGGGGCTAAGGTCCTCACCATGGCGCCTGGACTCATCACCCTGGAGATTGTACCCTTCAAGGTGGCCGCCTACAACAAAGCCAAGAGGGCCATGGACTTCTACGACCCCAAGAA cCATCAAGACTATGACTTCATCTCAGGGACACGGATGCGTAAGATGGCTCGCGAAGGACAGAACCCTCCGGAAGGCTTCATGGCCCCCAAAGCCTGGGCTGTACTGGTGGAGTACTATCAGTCCCTGGAGAAGGCTACCTAA